A stretch of Ipomoea triloba cultivar NCNSP0323 chromosome 13, ASM357664v1 DNA encodes these proteins:
- the LOC116000954 gene encoding uncharacterized protein LOC116000954: MPRPGPRPYECVKRAWHSDMHQPIRGSIIQKIFRAVHERHSAVTKKNTEWQIKLPIVVFKAEEIMYSKANSEAEYMDPDTLWDRANEAIDVIIRRDESTETGQLLPPCVEAALVLGCVAERTSRSQRNCKPRNYLSPRAQEPCSVPPKVFNPSSNEHNPNSLSPHSLSQPTFRRPAHLNLVTLASESNKSIAPNINSFSASSVMNQILHAEGNTPVSMGSVYPLYNGTGLEPKVTQTGFREPQSNVIVGKPIYPSIMEPAEVNCFQSLFPKYIDNHAQDERAVLSGGPQEECDLSLRLGQSLDHGLHLGMASASGGPNLRPSDDSNERGKSKVISTINDRDFCFFRAESTNDPSRLPTSWRNPEGEGQDMESILRKRKMPFHNAVDNSQFFSQEGRTFNHFTGQMKRPGL, from the exons ATGCCCAGGCCAGGACCTAGACCATACGAGTGTGTGAAGAGAGCATGGCACAGTGATATGCATCAACCCATCCGAGGCTCAATCATACAGAAGATTTTCAG AGCTGTACACGAGAGACACAGCGCTGTTACTAAGAAGAACACGGAATGGCAGATAAAGCTTCCAATTGTGGTCTTCAAAGCTGAGGAAATAATGTACTCCAAAGCTAATTCCGAG GCTGAATACATGGATCCCGACACGCTCTGGGATAGGGCTAACGAGGCCATTGATGTGATAATTCGGAGGGACGAGAGTACGGAGACTGGGCAGCTCTTGCCTCCTTGTGTTGAAG CTGCTCTTGTTTTGGGTTGCGTTGCTGAAAGGACATCTCGGAGCCAGCGGAATTGTAAACCAAGGAATTACCTTAGCCCGAGAGCTCAGGAACCTTGTTCTGTACCTCCCAAAGTTTTCAATCCAAGTTCAAATGAGCATAACCCAAATTCACTGTCTCCCCATTCTTTGAGTCAACCAACATTTCGGAGACCAGCACATCTGAATTTGGTAACTTTGGCTTCAGAATCTAACAAGTCCATAGCGCCTAACATCAATAGTTTTAGTGCTTCGAGTGTCATGAATCAAATTCTTCACGCGGAGGGTAACACTCCGGTAAGCATGGGTTCAGTATATCCTTTGTATAATGGTACCGGCTTGGAGCCTAAAGTCACCCAAACAGGCTTCCGTGAGCCTCAGAGCAATGTGATTGTTGGCAAGCCTATTTACCCATCAATTATGGAGCCTGCTGAAGTCAACTGTTTTCAGAGCTTATTCCCCAAATATATTGATAATCATGCTCAAGATGAAAGAGCAGTTCTCAGTGGAGGACCTCAGGAAGAATGTGATTTGTCCTTGAGGTTGGGTCAATCTTTAGACCATGGCTTGCATTTGGGAATGGCTTCGGCTAGCGGTGGCCCTAACCTGAGGCCAAGTGATGATTCTAATGAAAGAGGCAAGTCCAAGGTTATATCTACCATTAATGACAGAGATTTTTGTTTCTTTAGAGCAGAATCTACGAATGATCCTTCTAGATTGCCTACAAGTTGGCGGAACCCAGAGGGTGAAGGTCAGGATATGGAGTCAATTCTTAGGAAGCGTAAAATGCCTTTTCATAACGCTGTTGATAATTCACAATTTTTCTCGCAAGAGGGTCGCACTTTCAACCATTTCACTGGTCAAATGAAAAGACCAGGTTTGTAG